CTGTAGTTGGGGAAAAACACTATTTAGTGTCCaggaggatacagggtaaaccactGAGGATTGAGattaggagaaagttcttcacccagagagcggtgagtctgtggaatttgctaccacaggaagcagttatggccaaagcattgtatgttttcaaagaGGAGTCAGATAGAGATCTTGGGGTTAAAAGGATCAAAGGACacagggggaaagtgggaacaggttactgagttggatgatcagccatgatcagaatgaatggtagagaatgcttgaagggccgaatggcctcctcctgctcctatttccattTCAGTAGAAATTTTCACTCCTGTCCCGATCCCAGTTGACGTTATAACGGAACAGGAAGATCCCATAATGGAACCCTAGCTCAAAAGACTTTAACTTTTTTAAATGAAACAGAGTCACGGGGCTACTGATTAGTTTATCAAtaagaaaaaaaattaaacataaaaatggattataatacaatcCTCCTTTACACCTCCTTCCGCTTCACCAATACACACAAGTTTTAAGACTCACATGGATGACAAAATACATTTGAAGCCCCAATGGTCTCATTGGCACAAAGTTAGTGTTTCCGGATTTCTCcttagaatccccccagatgattatcatatgagagtttccaaactccattcccaaaatactttaaaaaatattcCCTTGTAAGAATACCTTTACTTAGTGATccacattccaaaatccagtccaactTTTCCAAAGGACCCTTTTGACTCCAATTTTTAGCAGGAAATCTGTGCCAGGATTTTGGATCAACCCATTTATGATTTCACTGTTACACAAATTCTGATATCCAACTAATACTTTACAAGTTGTTCATAGACGATATTAACACATTTTAACAGTGAGGATTTTTTTAGGAAACGTTTGTCTTGTATTTTCACTAACCAATTCCTTCTCAGCTTTGTCTGGGGTCCCTGAACAGAATCCTGTTCTCTTTCCAGGTCTTCAGACCCAGCTATCCCCGAGTTTCCTCTGAATCTTCTTTCCTGCACATTACTCCAATGTACAGCTTTTCttatagcaaagctgagagagagagTTGGTTTCTCTCTCCAGCTTCGAGCAGAGTTGGGAGCTGTTCCCTGCTCCGTGACCTGACTCCAACTGCCTGCAACTGCTGCTAGCTTTCAGCTATAAACTAAAGAGCAAAAGAAAGCTGTTCGCCATCTTTCAGGGCCTCTAGTTGCTCAGCAACTATCTTTTCTTTATGCGGAGCTATCTAAACACAATCATATCCTAGGATTGAAGCTAATCCCCACGTAGACAGCCTTTAACGTCTAACTACAGCTCCCTTCGAGGCACAAAACACCGACTGGAAACTATAACTTTATTCTAATGTTTATCCATACAAATATAAataccttaaaactacctttggttTCCAAATGCTCCCAgtttcaaagagcatcagcccactggaagcaaagtcatgagaacagccagtccagcagaaataaatcctccgaccctcccacttcaccaagtgtcaaaatgaacatggttcagtcctggatgtgattaacagcagcaataacagcagaatccaacccatgtcatcacttgtgaacttgttggtgtttcAACAGATAGGATGACCGAGAGAATccttcccacaaacagagcagatgaatggtctctccccggtgtgagtgcgttgatgttccATCAGTACCGAAGAGGTTTTGAAGCTGCTCCCACAGtccgagcatttaaagggtctctcattggtgtgggtGACATTGTGTCTCAACAGGTTGGGTAAATGagcgaatcccctcccacatccagtgcagatgaacggcctctccctggtgtgaactcgctggtgtctcatcagTTGGGTTGcagaactgaatcccttcccacactcagagcaggtaaatggtttctcccctgtgtgaactcgctggtgtatcagcagatcgggtgacttagtgaatcccttcccacactcagagcaggtaaacggtcttTCCCCGGTGTGAATGTGCTGGTGTGTCCGTAGTGTGGATGACTttcgaaacctctttgtgcagtaagagcagctgaacggtctctcctcagtgtgaatgccctGGTGGGTCATCAGCTCCCGAGAGCTTTTGAAGCCACtcccgcagtcagagcatttaaagggcctttcattggtgtgagtgacattgtgtctcgGCAGGCTggagaactgagtgaatccctttccacacactgagcagatgaatggcctctcaccggtgtgaactcgccTGTGTACCTGCAAGGTGGATAAATGAGTGAATCGgtgcccacacatggagcaggagaAAGGCctttccctggtgtgaactcgctggtgtgtctgcagggtggatgactgactgaatcccttcccacacacagagcaggtgaattgcctctccccagtgtgaatgcgtcggtgagtttccagcacagatggggatctgaatctcttcccacagtccccacatttccatggcttCTCCATGCTGCTGGTGTCCTCGTGTCTCTTAAAGTCTCGTCCCCACACAGAGCACggatacggtctctccccactgtgaatgatgcaatgttttttcaggctgtgtaactggttaaaagtCAGTGCTTTGGAACATTCTTATTGAGTGTGTGTATCTCGGTGCATTTTCagccacactgatgtttaaaatctgaaTCTGACGGAACAGAAAAACATTTCTCCttatagattcaaaggccgatgatattcaggtcctgatgaattgagtgactgtcagatcttgatgtgatgtttggtttgatgtgatatttggtttgagatttctgtgtgTAAATCCTCATCTTCTAATATCCTGTTAAATGTGTTTACAAAGATCATCTCAGTGTCggtacaggacagaaattcagaacagacaattccagtttctatggaacattctttcctctctcattccctcaaagctgtaaatctccaccccacacactctgactccattctcactctgctgtaactAATATCCatactcccaattctcctgaagatgctgaatcaGCTGATCAACAGATCCATGCACTTTGCAACCTGTCCTGGAAAAGGGAATCTCAAAATCTTTTGGCAACTGCCAGAGATATTTGTCCATTTGACTGGACTACAGAATTTGGGTAATGTTTCTTGCAGTGCACAAGGAGACTATTcggtccattgggtctgcaccggcccttagaaaaagcactctacctaggctcactccctgccatatccccgtaaccctgtgcattgatcatggtcaatttacctaacctgg
This portion of the Scyliorhinus torazame isolate Kashiwa2021f chromosome 5, sScyTor2.1, whole genome shotgun sequence genome encodes:
- the LOC140420262 gene encoding uncharacterized protein, whose protein sequence is MEKPWKCGDCGKRFRSPSVLETHRRIHTGERQFTCSVCGKGFSQSSTLQTHQRVHTRERPFSCSMCGHRFTHLSTLQVHRRVHTGERPFICSVCGKGFTQFSSLPRHNVTHTNERPFKCSDCGSGFKSSRELMTHQGIHTEERPFSCSYCTKRFRKSSTLRTHQHIHTGERPFTCSECGKGFTKSPDLLIHQRVHTGEKPFTCSECGKGFSSATQLMRHQRVHTRERPFICTGCGRGFAHLPNLLRHNVTHTNERPFKCSDCGSSFKTSSVLMEHQRTHTGERPFICSVCGKDSLGHPIC